The Geitlerinema sp. PCC 9228 nucleotide sequence ACTCCACGATCGCTTCTTGGGGAGAAAGGGTATCTTCGGGATGGGGCACTTGCAACGGATACTGCTGCTTCCAGCGGTTGATGCGTTCCAACCAAGGTTGGGTACGTTGTGCCTGACGGGCCACATCTTCGTTGCTAGTAAAGAAACTATCCTGGCAGCGAGCCACCATATCCGCCAACACGTGGCGCACATCCCCCACAATTGGCACGTCGGGGGCGCGGTTTTTGCCCACTTCCGCCGGGTCGATGTCAATGTGAATCACCTTGGCATGGCAGGCGAAACGGTCCAATTTACCAGTAACGCGATCGTCAAAACGGGCACCTACCGCAATCAACAAATCGCAGTTGCTCACGGCAAAATTGGCATAGGCCGTACCGTGCATGCCCAACATGCCCAGCGCCAGGGGATGGTGTTCGTCAAAAGCCCCTTTGCCCATCAATGTGGTGGTAACGGGAATGTTGAAATATTCCGCTAGCTGCTTCAATTCCCAATGGGCATTGGAGGTAATGGCACCACCGCCCACGTAGAGTAAGGGCTGTTCTGCCGATGCCATCAGCTGCAATGCCTGTAAAATTTGTCGGGGATTGCCTTTAACTGTGGGGCGAAATCCGGGCAAATTCACCGTTCCCGGTTCCACCGGTACGTAGTCAAATTCTTCCAAGCCCACATCTTTGGGGAAGTCAATTAAAACTGGTCCTGGGCGACCCGTGGTGGCGATGTGAAACGCTTCTGCCACAATACGGGGAATATCTTTGGGGTCGCGAATGACGTAGGAATGCTTCACCAAAGGTAGGGTAATGCCGAAAATATCGGTTTCTTGGAACGCATCGGTGCCAATGGCAGCCCGGGGAACCTGACCGGTGATGGCTACCATGGGAATGGAGTCCATGTGGGCTGTGGCAATACCGGTAACTAAGTTGGTGGCCCCAGGTCCGGAAGTACCGAAGCAAACGCCCGGTTTGCCTGTGGCACGCGCGTAACCATCAGCAGCGTGGGCAGCACCTTGTTCGTGACGTACGAGAATGTGGCGCAAACTGCCGTTGGCTTCAAATTCGTGCAGGGCATCGTACACTGGCAAAATAGCACCGCCGGGATAGCCGAAAATGGTGGTC carries:
- the ilvB gene encoding biosynthetic-type acetolactate synthase large subunit → MVLSERRPQLKTPITDLPAVQPMRKTGGYALLDSLRRHGVTTIFGYPGGAILPVYDALHEFEANGSLRHILVRHEQGAAHAADGYARATGKPGVCFGTSGPGATNLVTGIATAHMDSIPMVAITGQVPRAAIGTDAFQETDIFGITLPLVKHSYVIRDPKDIPRIVAEAFHIATTGRPGPVLIDFPKDVGLEEFDYVPVEPGTVNLPGFRPTVKGNPRQILQALQLMASAEQPLLYVGGGAITSNAHWELKQLAEYFNIPVTTTLMGKGAFDEHHPLALGMLGMHGTAYANFAVSNCDLLIAVGARFDDRVTGKLDRFACHAKVIHIDIDPAEVGKNRAPDVPIVGDVRHVLADMVARCQDSFFTSNEDVARQAQRTQPWLERINRWKQQYPLQVPHPEDTLSPQEAIVELGRQAPNACYTTDVGQHQMWAAQFLKNGPRKWISSAGLGTMGYGVPAAMGAQVALEADQEAVICISGDASFLMNMQELGTLSQYKIGVKTVIINNGWQGMVRQWQQTFYQEKYMASNMEVGMPDIELLCQAHGFSGKTVYRREELADAIAQMLAHDGPYVLDVRVTKDENCYPMVAPGKSNAQMLGLPEIPQENNASAPVVCPNCSHENEPQNKFCPECGSKL